The following coding sequences lie in one Candidatus Bathyarchaeota archaeon genomic window:
- the endA gene encoding tRNA-intron lyase has translation MSGVAYLEDGKVVVRDRTYRSFLIQRGYGVREGSLLILTGEEALYLLSEKKLRLIDEGRELGLKEAADKLIVEDPDVWVRFLIYRDLRDRGYVVRRGYGLGLDFLLYERGTYGEKPAKYLVIGVSEGKPLGINDLLRDLRAAISSDKELILAVVDRRGDVVYYKVSAGFR, from the coding sequence ATGAGTGGTGTGGCTTACCTCGAAGACGGCAAGGTAGTCGTCAGAGATAGGACCTACAGGAGCTTTCTCATCCAGAGAGGCTATGGAGTTAGGGAGGGTAGTCTTCTGATCCTGACGGGTGAAGAGGCGCTTTATCTCCTCAGTGAGAAGAAGCTTAGACTCATCGACGAAGGACGAGAACTAGGTCTTAAGGAAGCCGCCGACAAGCTCATAGTGGAAGACCCTGACGTATGGGTTAGGTTTCTGATCTACCGCGACCTGAGAGATAGGGGCTACGTAGTACGCAGAGGCTATGGGCTTGGATTGGACTTCCTACTTTACGAACGCGGAACATACGGTGAGAAGCCTGCTAAATACTTGGTCATAGGGGTTTCAGAGGGTAAGCCTCTAGGGATCAATGACCTGCTTAGAGACCTCAGAGCTGCTATAAGCTCTGACAAGGAGCTTATTCTAGCCGTCGTAGACAGAAGAGGTGATGTGGTATACTACAAGGTGTCTGCAGGTTTTAGATGA
- a CDS encoding prepilin peptidase, protein MDLFIPKAALSLIILIPSTILDIKTREVPDKFWVVGSIFSLAMTAVEVLTGELSVLSLAVSITVGSVLGLALFYMGFFGGADSKALMFLSLTIPKYPSWFRQMTVSTPIPVLTIFDNSLILSLCYPLAILALNLADLARGRNPFKGLQLKDPLSTAVLLLSTRRVSLETLRRKVGYYPAERPVEVDGDIVRQPIHFMKAEVDKEELMKELEPYAAKGLYADGVLATPTIPFITFIMIGVLLMPVGDLILTLVSILVPR, encoded by the coding sequence ATGGATCTGTTCATACCCAAGGCTGCGTTGTCGCTTATCATCCTAATTCCATCTACGATACTCGACATCAAGACTAGAGAGGTACCGGATAAGTTCTGGGTGGTAGGATCCATCTTCAGCCTCGCTATGACAGCGGTGGAGGTATTGACAGGAGAGCTCTCGGTTTTAAGCCTAGCGGTCTCGATAACCGTAGGCTCGGTTCTGGGTTTAGCACTCTTCTACATGGGCTTCTTCGGAGGAGCCGACTCGAAAGCCCTCATGTTTCTATCCCTGACCATACCCAAGTATCCTAGCTGGTTTAGACAGATGACCGTGTCGACCCCGATACCCGTTTTAACCATATTCGATAACTCGCTTATACTATCGCTATGCTATCCCTTAGCCATTCTAGCCTTGAACTTAGCGGACCTGGCTAGGGGTCGAAACCCGTTTAAGGGATTACAGCTTAAAGACCCTTTATCGACGGCTGTGCTACTCCTTTCGACTAGACGCGTATCGCTTGAGACGCTCAGGAGAAAAGTCGGATATTATCCGGCCGAACGCCCAGTAGAGGTCGACGGTGACATCGTTAGACAGCCCATACACTTCATGAAAGCGGAGGTCGATAAGGAGGAGCTTATGAAAGAGCTGGAACCCTACGCCGCCAAGGGTCTCTACGCTGACGGAGTACTGGCTACGCCGACTATCCCCTTTATAACATTCATAATGATCGGGGTGCTACTCATGCCGGTGGGGGACCTCATTCTAACCCTCGT